TCGATGGCCTCCCTGCTGTAGCCGGCCACGAGGATCGCCACATAGGCTTCCGGGAACGCGAGGCGGACGGCCTCGATTGCGGGGGTCGAGCAGATGACATCGCCGATGTTGTCGTTTCTAACGAGGAGAATCTTCTTAACGTCGGTGGGGTCGAAGATCCGTCGGCGCTCCCAGGGGCGGCGATGCACCACCAGTCCGAAAAGAACCGACAGCCAAGTGTTGGTAGGTTGCGTCTCCACGGTCACTCCCTCACCGGTGGCTCTGAAGCGCCTGGAGGCGTTCCTCGACGGTGGCCATCACCATCTCGGGGGTTAGGGACGTCATGCATGTGTGTGGCACGCGGACCGCGCCCTCGGCGCACTCGGGGCAGGCCACGGAGGCCTTCAAGACGGTATGCCGCTCAAGGTCCTGATGGGGGCCGGTCACGCTTGGCTGGGTCGGACCCACCAGCATAATGGTGGGGATGCCGAGAGCCACCGCCAGGTGAAATGGGCCGCTATCGGTGGTTATGAATATGTCGCACCGCTCCACGAGGGCCGCCGAGTGGGTGATGGAGCCCGCCCCAACGGCCATCGGGATCCGCGCAGGAAGCTTCGCCCGCCAGGCCTCGGCTTGGTCCCGCCTCTCGCTCCCCCCTACGACAAGCGGCCGTAGGCCCGGCTTCGCATCCAGCCGCGTAAGCAGATCGAGGGCGTGGCTCTCGGGCCACGCCTTCTCGGAACGGCTGGCGAATGGGTGGACGCCGATGACCATCTCCTGGGCCGGATCGATCTGATAATCGCGGAAGAGGCGCTCGGCGAAGTCCTGCTCCTCCGAGCCGAAGTGTATCTCCATGGCCACCCCGTCGGGGGGGATGCCCACGGCGGCGAGAATCCCCAACCGGCTCTCGATGGTATGGACGGGCGGGTCGGTGGGCCTCCGGTAGGTGTGGGTCAGCAAGAAGCCCATCTGGCTCTCGGCCCATCCGGCCCGAATGGGGGCCCCACTTAAGTAGACCAGGGGCACGATATCCGGGTCGTTGGCGTGGAGAATGATTACGAGGTCGAATCGCTCGGCCCTGAGCCTGCGCAGCAGCCCCCAGACGCCCTTGTACTTTCCAGGGTACTCGATGAGCTCATCCAGGTGGGGATTGTGGCGGAGCACTTCAAGGCATCGGCGGTGTACGAGCGATACTAGGCGAGCCCTTGGATATGCGTTTCGGACTGCCCGGATGGCCGGGGTGGACAGCATGGTATCGCCCAAAGCCGTCGTATTGACGAGGCAGATGTTGTTAACCTCCACCGTAGCCGCCTCAACGGGTGGACGCCGGTCCAAGGCCGCTATCAGCCTCATGACGGTACGATGGACCCTATAGCTAGGCATCGTTTCCTCGATCAGGCTGGGGTGTGGGCGGGTCGACCCGTCTAACGGCACTCCGAAGGACCACGACTCCAACTAAGGCAATCCAGACCGCCTCGAGCCACACGCCGACCGCCAGCAGGATCAGCGCCGGGAGGGTCCACAGGGGCTTAGTCATGCTCCGCTTAAGGACGCTCCAGGCCGGAGGGAAAATACTCCGCTCGCCCGCCCGCCGCTTCTCTTCGAGCAGCCAGGCTGCCGCCGTAAACGCCGCGCCCAACCCGAAGAAGGGGAAATATCGATATATAAGAGCCCCCAGATAGAAGGGCAGCGCCGTCACGAGACAGACCATCTCGATCGTCCGATCAGGCCAGTCACCTGCCCTTTGCAGCCACCCCCAAAGTCTCTCCTGCCAGTCCATCGCTTCTCCAGCGGCGTATGCTTCAGCGGTCACGGTTGACCATCCTCATCGAGGATACGGGTCTCCCCCGTAAAAGACTGGGCGAACCGCTCGGCGTCCTGACGGGTTCCAACGATATCGCCAAAATGGTAAGGGATCGCCACACGTGGCCGGAAGGTGTTGGCCGCCTCAGCCGCCTCCTCAGCGTCCATAGTGTAACGGCCGCCGACGGGCAACAACGCCACATCAATGGCCCCCAGCGCGGCCATCTCTTGGGTGAAGTCGGTATCGCCAGCGTAGTATAGCCTTTGGCCGTCCAGG
This Nitrospinota bacterium DNA region includes the following protein-coding sequences:
- a CDS encoding glycosyltransferase family 9 protein translates to MPSYRVHRTVMRLIAALDRRPPVEAATVEVNNICLVNTTALGDTMLSTPAIRAVRNAYPRARLVSLVHRRCLEVLRHNPHLDELIEYPGKYKGVWGLLRRLRAERFDLVIILHANDPDIVPLVYLSGAPIRAGWAESQMGFLLTHTYRRPTDPPVHTIESRLGILAAVGIPPDGVAMEIHFGSEEQDFAERLFRDYQIDPAQEMVIGVHPFASRSEKAWPESHALDLLTRLDAKPGLRPLVVGGSERRDQAEAWRAKLPARIPMAVGAGSITHSAALVERCDIFITTDSGPFHLAVALGIPTIMLVGPTQPSVTGPHQDLERHTVLKASVACPECAEGAVRVPHTCMTSLTPEMVMATVEERLQALQSHR